The sequence below is a genomic window from Bosea sp. F3-2.
GAAGCCCTGGTCACGAAGCTCCAGGCCGAGCGCGACGACCTCAAGGACAAGCTGCTGCGCACCCTCGCCGAGATGGAGAACCTGCGCCGCCGCACCGAGCGCGAGATCGCCGATGCCAAGGCCTATGCGGTGACGAGCTTCGCGCGCGACATGCTCGGCTCCTCGGACAATCTGCGGCGCGCGTTGGAAAGCGTGCCGGAGGGAGCCCTGAAGGCCGCCGACGCTGCCGCGAAGGCGCTGCAGGAAGGCGTCGAGCTGACCGAGCGCGAGCTGCTGAAGACGCTGGAACGTCACGGCGTACGCCGGATCGACCCGCAGGGCGAGAAGTTCGACCCGAACCTGCACCAGGCAATGTTCGAGGCGCCCGACGCCTCGATCGCCAAGGGGCTGGTCTCGAAGGTTGTTCAGGTCGGCTACAAGATCGGCGAGCGCGTCCTGCGCCCGGCGCTGGTCGGCGTCTCCGCCGGCGCGCCGAAGGCTGCGGAACCGCCGGCCGACGACGCGCCCAAGCACTGACGCCGTGTTCGAAGCAGCGGGCGTCGCCATCTTCGCGCTGACCGGCGCGATCGTCGCGGCCCGCAAGGGGATGGACCCTTTCGGCTTCATCCTGCTGGCGACCGTCACCGGGGTCGGCGGCGGCACGTTGCGCGACGTTCTGCTCGGGAACAGCGCCTTCTGGGTGAACGACCCGTCCGATGTCGCGGTCTGCGCGCTGGTGGCGCTCGGCGCCTGGGCGACGGCCTATTTCCGGCCCGGCCTCCTCGAAGGCTGGGCTGGCCGCAAGGTGCTGATCTGGGCCGACGCGGCCGGGCTCTCGCTTTTCGCCGTCATCGGCACGTTCAAGGGCCTTTCGGCCGGCGCGCCGGTCCTTTCCGCCGTGGCGCTCGGGGCCATGACCGCAAGTTTCGGCGGCATCCTGCGCGACATTCTGGCGGGCGACAGGCCGATGGTGCTCTGGAGCCGCGATTTCTATGTCACCGCGGCGACCGGCGGGGCGGCCGTCACCGCGCTGCTGGTCGGGCTCGGCCTGCCGACCGCGGTCGTCATGCTGGGCGGCCTGACCGCCGGCTTCGGCCTACGGGCCGGCTCGCTGCTGCGCGGCTGGGCATTCCCGAGCCTGCCCGGGAAGCTATAGCGCGTGCAGATTTTACACGGAATCACACCGTCATTCCGGGGCAGGCCGAAGGCCTGAGCCCGGAACCCAGAACCGATGCCTTCATGAATTTGACGGACGGCTCGACCGCGTTTTTTGTGGAAACGGCATCGATTCTGGGTTCCGGGCTCTTCGCTGACGCGAAGCCCCGGAATGACGCCGTGGTTCCGTCAAAACACGGCATGCTCCAGGGTCCGAACTCAGGGTTTCGTCACGCGCCTGAGCGTCAGATTGATCCGCCCGCCTTCCGGCAGCAGCGTCGAGGAGCCCGCGAGGATGCGGTCGATGCCGTGATAGGCCAACCGCGCCTCGCCGCCGAAGAGCAGCACGTCGCCGGAGGCGAGCTTCAGCGAGATGGTCTTGCCGCCGCGCTCCGTCCCGCCCATGCGGAAGATCGCCGCATCGCCGAGCGAGACCGAGAGGACCGGGGCATCGAACTCCTGCTCGTCGCGGTCCTGATGCAGCCCCATCTTCGCGCCACTGGCATAGAAGTTGACGAGGCAGGCCTCCGGCGGATGGGGATAGCCGGACAACTCATTCCAGAGATCGAGCAAGGGCGCCGGCATGATCGGCCAGGGCTCGCCCGTCTCCGGATGTTCCGGCTGATAGCGATAGCCGCGCTCGTCCGAGACCCAGCCGAGCGGGCCGCAATTGGTCATCCGCACCGAGAAGGGCTTGCCCGTCTTCGGCATGCGCGGCTGGAAGAACGGCGCCTTGCGGGCGACCGCGCGCAGCTCCGCCAGCAGCGCTGCCTGCTCCATCGGTGCCAACCGGCCCGGCCAGTGGACAACGCCCGGCGCGACAACGAGGCGGGTCATGGTCAGAGCGTGTCGAGGCCGAGCACATCGGCCATGGAATAGAGGCCAGCCCCCCGCCCCCTACCCCAGAGCGCAGCCTTGACCGCCCCCTGCGCGAACAGGCTGCGATCCTCGGCGACATGGGCAAGCTCGAGGCGCTCACCCGCGCCGGCGAAGATCACCTTGTGGTCGCCGACGACCGTGCCGCCGCGCAGGGCGGCAAAACCGATCGTGCCAGGCTCGCGCGCGCCGGTGATGCCGTCGCGCACGGCGACGCGATGCTGCGCCAGATCGACGGCGCGCCCCTGCGCCGCCGCCTCACCCAACAGCACGGCGGTGCCGGAGGGAGCATCGACCTTCATGCGATGATGCATTTCTACGATCTCGATGTCCCACTCCGTGCCCAGCGTCGCGGCAACCTTGCGCACCAACGCCGCCAGCAGGTTGACGCCGAGGCTCATATTGCCGGAGCGGATGATCGGGGTACGGCGGGCGGCCTCAGTCAGCCGGGCGAGATGCGCGGGCTCCAGCCCGGTCGTGCCGACGACATGCAGGATACCGGCCTCAGCGGCGAGATCGGCGAAAGCGATCGTCGCATCCGGCGCGGTGAAATCGAGCACGCCATCCGCTGCGGCGAAGGCGGCGGCTGCATCGCTCGTCACGGTGACGCCGAGCGACGGCACGCCGGCCAGCACACCTGCATCCGCGCCGATGACGGCGGAGCCCGGCCGCTCGATGGCCCCTACCAGCCGGCAGCCCTCTGCCTGATCGATGGCGCGGATCAGCATCCGGCCCATGCGCCCGGCGGCTCCGACGACGACAAGACGCATGTCACTCATGGAAGATGGGCTCCGGACTCGTTCTGCAGCAAAGGCACCATTGCTTGGCCACTATCGCAATAGGCGGGTTTCCGCCAGCAGCCACCCGAAAGCCGGGGAACGCAAAACGGCCGGGTTGCCCCGGCCGTTCTGTTCCTTGCGATATGGCGGGTCAGGCCGCCTGCTGGATGCCCGAGAGCTTCCAAGCGCCGCCGCGCTCGCGCAGGAAGGTCCAGTATTCCTTGACCTCCTGGGTCTGCGTCGGGTTGCCCTCGACGACCTGGCCGCTCTTGCGGTCGTAGAGCGCGTTGACCAGGCTGAAGCGCATCGCGACAGTGGCGTAGTCGCTGTCGCCCTCGCGCCAGGCCTGCGACAGGTCGCCCTGCAGCAGCTTGACGTCGGAGACGCGGTCGGCGACGCCGCGGCGGACGTTCGCCGTCAGATCCTCGTCGAAATAGCCGAACATCTCCGGGGTGGTGCGCTGGCGCAGGCCGGCCTCGTCCTCGTTCGAATACGCGGTATTGATCTCCCCGAGCAGGCGCTCGAAGCTGTTGAAGTCCTCGCCAGAGAGCTCGACCGGCTGGGGCTGCGCAGCGGCAGCAGCCGCGCCCCCGCCGAAGCCGCCCATGCCGGCTGCCGCGGGCTGCGGCGCGTCATAGCCCTGGCGGGCATAGGGCGCGCCCGCACCGGCGAGCTGCGGCTCGGAACGGCGGCGGAAGAAGCGGATGGCGAGCATCACGATGCCGGCGATCAGCGCGAGCTGCAGCACGAAGCCGAGCATACCGGCGAGCGAGGCCAGGCCGCCGAAGAAGCCCGAGCCGGAAAGCAGGCCGAACAGACCGGCGCCGAGCAGGCCCGCGCCGATGCCCATCATCATGTTGCGGGCGAAGGACGGACGAGCGGCCTGGGCCGCGGCGGCGCCCGCCGAGGGACCGGCATAGGACGGCGACGGCGAAGGCGTCGTGCGCTGGAAGGTCTGGGCGCCACCCGGCGTGGTGTTGGTCGCAGGCGGCGCGCTGTTGGTGAACGATCCGCGGCTGCCCGAGCTGCGGCCGCCGCCCGGACGGGCTTCGGCGACGAGCGGCACGAGCATCAGGGCCCCGACGACCAGGGCGACGGCACGTCCACGACGGGCGAGCGAAATCAGAGACATTGTTCCTCCCGGAGCCCACCATGGGCCCACAGGCGCCGAATATGGAGAGCGATCGCATTCCACGCAAGGCCCCTTCCGGCTAACAGACTGAAATCTCTTACTCTTTCAAATCAGTGCATAATTATTCGTCGCGATCGGGCGAGCGTGGTAAACTCCTGAGCCGCCTCGCCATGCGAGGCGCATGGAGAGAGCCCATGACCGGATCCGGACCAAGGCCTCACCGACACAGGGCGTTGAGCTGGCTGCTCGCGCTCGCCGTGCTGCTGCTCATCAGCGAAGCCGCCGCCGCTGGCGAGCCGGCCATCGCGCTTGACCCGCCGCGTCTCGCCCAGGCACCGGAACCGCTCTGCTTCTGCTGGAACGACGGCCGCAAGATCGCGGAAGGATCGAACTCCTGCATCCGGACAACTCAGGGCCGCCGGCTGGCGACCTGCGGACGGGTCGTGAACATGATGTCCTGGCAGATCACCGAAACACCCTGCCCCGAAAGCTGAGGCGCAGCGAGCGACACTCCGCATCGAAACAGAAGCTGCATCGAAACAAAAGCGCCGCCGGGATTTCCCGGCGGCGCTGCAATTCATGGCTCTTGTGGTCCTAGCGACTTCGAGACTGACCCCGTCAGAACGCTCCCAGAACGATCGCCATCATGAACACGAAGGCCGCACCCATGATCCATCGGTCGAGACGTAGCGTGACACTCATCACACCCTCCTCCTGTCATTGACCTGTCGCGAAAGCTAGCAGAAC
It includes:
- a CDS encoding alpha-ketoglutarate-dependent dioxygenase AlkB, whose amino-acid sequence is MTRLVVAPGVVHWPGRLAPMEQAALLAELRAVARKAPFFQPRMPKTGKPFSVRMTNCGPLGWVSDERGYRYQPEHPETGEPWPIMPAPLLDLWNELSGYPHPPEACLVNFYASGAKMGLHQDRDEQEFDAPVLSVSLGDAAIFRMGGTERGGKTISLKLASGDVLLFGGEARLAYHGIDRILAGSSTLLPEGGRINLTLRRVTKP
- the grpE gene encoding nucleotide exchange factor GrpE; this translates as MTQNPATQDANLEAAADAPEQAAATEGTEALVTKLQAERDDLKDKLLRTLAEMENLRRRTEREIADAKAYAVTSFARDMLGSSDNLRRALESVPEGALKAADAAAKALQEGVELTERELLKTLERHGVRRIDPQGEKFDPNLHQAMFEAPDASIAKGLVSKVVQVGYKIGERVLRPALVGVSAGAPKAAEPPADDAPKH
- a CDS encoding TIM44-like domain-containing protein, which codes for MSLISLARRGRAVALVVGALMLVPLVAEARPGGGRSSGSRGSFTNSAPPATNTTPGGAQTFQRTTPSPSPSYAGPSAGAAAAQAARPSFARNMMMGIGAGLLGAGLFGLLSGSGFFGGLASLAGMLGFVLQLALIAGIVMLAIRFFRRRSEPQLAGAGAPYARQGYDAPQPAAAGMGGFGGGAAAAAAQPQPVELSGEDFNSFERLLGEINTAYSNEDEAGLRQRTTPEMFGYFDEDLTANVRRGVADRVSDVKLLQGDLSQAWREGDSDYATVAMRFSLVNALYDRKSGQVVEGNPTQTQEVKEYWTFLRERGGAWKLSGIQQAA
- the dapB gene encoding 4-hydroxy-tetrahydrodipicolinate reductase, with amino-acid sequence MRLVVVGAAGRMGRMLIRAIDQAEGCRLVGAIERPGSAVIGADAGVLAGVPSLGVTVTSDAAAAFAAADGVLDFTAPDATIAFADLAAEAGILHVVGTTGLEPAHLARLTEAARRTPIIRSGNMSLGVNLLAALVRKVAATLGTEWDIEIVEMHHRMKVDAPSGTAVLLGEAAAQGRAVDLAQHRVAVRDGITGAREPGTIGFAALRGGTVVGDHKVIFAGAGERLELAHVAEDRSLFAQGAVKAALWGRGRGAGLYSMADVLGLDTL
- a CDS encoding trimeric intracellular cation channel family protein, with protein sequence MFEAAGVAIFALTGAIVAARKGMDPFGFILLATVTGVGGGTLRDVLLGNSAFWVNDPSDVAVCALVALGAWATAYFRPGLLEGWAGRKVLIWADAAGLSLFAVIGTFKGLSAGAPVLSAVALGAMTASFGGILRDILAGDRPMVLWSRDFYVTAATGGAAVTALLVGLGLPTAVVMLGGLTAGFGLRAGSLLRGWAFPSLPGKL